A region of Paenibacillus sp. 37 DNA encodes the following proteins:
- the gnd gene encoding phosphogluconate dehydrogenase (NAD(+)-dependent, decarboxylating), with the protein MKLGLVGLGKMGLNLGRNLIDHKHEVVAFDLNAEAVNEMKEYGAEGVSSYAEMVASLESPRVLWIMVPHNVVDAVLAEVSPLLSKGDIIIEAGNSHYKESIRRYEEMKTKGIHYMDAGTSGGMEGARNGACYMIGGDPEAWAIVEPAFKDTSVENGYLYAGKAGSGHFLKMVHNGIEYGMMASIGEGFDVLEKSGFDFDFEQVARVWNNGSVIRSWLMELTERAFSKDANLDEIKGVMHSSGEGRWTVETAFDLQTATPVIALSLLMRYRSLETDTFTGKVVAALRNEFGGHAVEKN; encoded by the coding sequence ATGAAACTTGGACTCGTCGGATTAGGAAAAATGGGATTGAACCTAGGTAGAAACTTGATTGACCACAAACACGAAGTAGTTGCTTTTGACCTGAACGCTGAAGCAGTAAATGAAATGAAAGAATACGGCGCTGAAGGCGTGTCTTCTTACGCTGAGATGGTGGCTTCGCTCGAATCCCCACGTGTATTGTGGATCATGGTTCCCCACAACGTAGTAGATGCTGTATTGGCTGAAGTCAGCCCGTTGTTGTCCAAAGGCGACATCATCATTGAAGCGGGTAACTCCCACTACAAAGAATCCATCCGTCGCTATGAAGAGATGAAAACCAAAGGCATTCACTACATGGATGCAGGTACATCTGGCGGTATGGAAGGCGCACGTAATGGAGCATGTTATATGATCGGTGGGGACCCGGAGGCTTGGGCAATCGTTGAACCGGCATTCAAAGATACTTCCGTAGAGAATGGCTACCTGTATGCTGGTAAAGCGGGCAGCGGTCACTTCCTCAAAATGGTTCACAATGGTATCGAGTACGGTATGATGGCATCCATTGGTGAAGGTTTTGACGTATTGGAGAAAAGTGGATTTGATTTCGACTTCGAACAAGTGGCTCGCGTATGGAACAACGGTTCCGTTATCCGCTCTTGGTTGATGGAGCTGACAGAACGTGCCTTCTCCAAAGATGCAAACCTCGATGAGATTAAAGGTGTAATGCACTCTTCCGGCGAAGGACGCTGGACAGTAGAAACGGCATTTGACCTTCAAACCGCTACACCGGTTATCGCGTTGTCCTTGCTGATGCGTTATCGTTCCCTGGAGACAGACACATTCACAGGTAAAGTGGTAGCAGCATTGCGTAATGAATTTGGCGGTCACGCTGTAGAGAAAAATTAA
- the fsa gene encoding fructose-6-phosphate aldolase — translation MKFFLDTGNVEEIKRIERLGLVDGVTTNPSLIAKEGRVFKEVIQEICGVVKGPVSAEVIGLKAEDMLKEAYEIAEWAPNVVIKLPMTEDGLYACHELTQKGIKTNVTLIFSAAQGLMAAKAGATYISPFVGRLDDIAVDGMKLIRDLRLILDMYDLPSEIIAASIRNIKHVEDAALSGAHIATIPGSLLPTLWKHPLTDSGIERFLKDWESVPK, via the coding sequence ATGAAATTTTTCTTGGATACAGGGAATGTGGAAGAAATCAAACGGATCGAACGTCTGGGTCTGGTGGATGGAGTCACGACTAACCCGTCTTTGATTGCCAAAGAAGGTCGCGTATTTAAAGAAGTCATTCAGGAGATCTGTGGCGTTGTTAAAGGCCCGGTCAGTGCTGAAGTCATCGGTCTCAAAGCCGAGGATATGTTGAAGGAAGCTTATGAAATTGCAGAATGGGCACCGAATGTAGTCATTAAATTGCCGATGACCGAAGATGGGCTGTATGCTTGTCATGAGTTGACGCAAAAAGGGATCAAAACCAATGTTACGCTGATTTTCTCCGCAGCACAGGGCCTGATGGCGGCGAAAGCCGGTGCAACCTACATCAGTCCATTCGTTGGTCGCTTGGATGATATTGCTGTGGATGGTATGAAATTGATTCGTGATCTGCGTCTTATTCTGGACATGTATGATCTGCCTTCCGAGATTATCGCAGCAAGCATTCGCAATATCAAACATGTAGAGGATGCAGCCCTTTCCGGTGCGCATATTGCCACCATTCCGGGTTCGCTTCTGCCGACACTTTGGAAACACCCACTGACGGACAGCGGGATTGAACGTTTCCTGAAAGACTGGGAATCTGTTCCGAAATAA
- a CDS encoding Gfo/Idh/MocA family protein, with translation MLRVAIIGVGAISGAHISAYLAFPERCQIVAVVDIYVEKAQKRINEYGLEGAQAFTDYTELLAQNIDLVSVCTPPYTHAPIACDFMQAGAHVLVEKPMASSLEEADLMLRAAQESGKLLSVVAQNRFTTPMMKLKGVLDSKRMGPIVHVQVDSFWWRGHNYYDLWWRGTWEKEGGGCTLNHAVHHIDAMLWMMGPPVELQAMMANTAHDNAEVEDISMAMLRFQEGALGMITSSVIHHGEEQQLIFQGKEARVSAPWKVVASTARNNGFPESNGELEQQIQKLADELPDVTHVGHAGQVENVLNAIETGSPLLVDGQSGRNTLELIVGIYKSASTREKVVFPLGAKDAFYTREGIMQHAVHFYEKKTTVDNFEDSSITLGSKLDS, from the coding sequence ATGTTAAGAGTGGCGATTATTGGAGTAGGTGCAATTAGTGGAGCGCATATCTCAGCATACTTAGCATTTCCAGAGCGATGTCAGATTGTTGCTGTGGTCGATATCTACGTGGAAAAAGCACAGAAGCGAATTAATGAATATGGATTGGAAGGTGCACAAGCCTTTACGGATTACACAGAGCTACTTGCCCAAAATATTGATCTGGTATCCGTCTGTACGCCACCATATACGCATGCTCCAATTGCGTGTGATTTCATGCAAGCAGGTGCGCATGTGTTGGTCGAAAAACCGATGGCATCTTCCCTGGAGGAAGCGGATCTGATGTTGAGAGCAGCGCAAGAAAGTGGCAAGTTACTATCTGTAGTAGCACAGAATCGATTTACGACACCGATGATGAAGTTAAAAGGTGTGCTGGACAGTAAACGGATGGGGCCTATTGTACATGTGCAGGTTGATTCGTTCTGGTGGCGGGGCCACAATTATTATGATCTGTGGTGGCGCGGGACATGGGAAAAAGAAGGCGGAGGTTGTACCCTTAATCATGCGGTGCATCATATTGATGCTATGCTTTGGATGATGGGACCTCCAGTGGAATTACAGGCGATGATGGCAAATACGGCTCATGATAATGCCGAAGTTGAGGATATATCCATGGCGATGCTTCGCTTCCAGGAAGGGGCGCTTGGCATGATTACCAGTTCCGTCATACATCACGGAGAGGAGCAACAGTTAATTTTTCAGGGCAAAGAAGCCCGGGTATCTGCACCTTGGAAAGTGGTTGCTTCTACCGCGCGGAATAACGGATTTCCGGAATCCAATGGAGAGTTGGAACAACAGATTCAGAAGCTCGCTGACGAATTGCCGGATGTTACTCATGTCGGTCACGCTGGGCAAGTGGAGAATGTGTTAAATGCTATTGAGACAGGATCTCCCCTTCTGGTGGATGGCCAAAGTGGTCGGAATACGCTTGAACTGATTGTGGGTATCTATAAGTCGGCAAGTACGAGAGAAAAGGTTGTTTTTCCACTAGGGGCGAAAGACGCGTTTTACACAAGAGAAGGAATTATGCAACATGCCGTACACTTTTATGAAAAAAAGACGACGGTGGACAACTTCGAGGATTCGAGTATTACACTCGGGAGTAAGTTGGATTCGTAG
- a CDS encoding winged helix-turn-helix transcriptional regulator — protein sequence MSDDENAKQICTKVEQSYQIIGRKWVALIIHALMEEPKRFSEIHAYIPDLSKRVLNERMKELEEEGLVVRHVVTERPVRTEYMLSRKGTELGRALSAVERWADKWL from the coding sequence ATGAGCGATGATGAGAATGCCAAGCAAATATGCACAAAAGTGGAACAATCTTATCAGATCATTGGCCGAAAATGGGTAGCCCTCATAATCCATGCGTTGATGGAGGAACCCAAGCGCTTCAGTGAGATTCACGCTTATATCCCTGACTTGAGTAAACGCGTGTTAAATGAGCGAATGAAGGAATTGGAAGAAGAAGGACTCGTGGTTCGCCATGTGGTCACGGAACGTCCAGTTCGGACTGAATATATGTTGTCACGAAAAGGTACGGAACTGGGGAGAGCGCTAAGCGCCGTGGAACGTTGGGCTGATAAGTGGCTGTAA
- the zwf gene encoding glucose-6-phosphate dehydrogenase, translating into MDAMTFVLFGATGDLAKRKIYPALYNLYMDEKMPESFSVIGLGRRELSDTDFQANVEKSLHEFSRQTPEEASQVRDFIGAFRYCSLNNTKLEDYTKLLELVQQREQELNIPENRMFYMSVAPEFFEPIALNIQESGLGNTKGWKKLIIEKPFGHDLQSARDLNEKLSNTFAEEEIYRIDHFLGKPMVQNIETLTYANPVIQALWSNRYIANVQITASETVGVEERAAYYDQSGALRDMFQNHMLQLLMMIGLHLPKRCTPEEIQFKKQKIAEALRPLTKENVASEVVRAQYAAGELQGTSVVGYLDEPGIPAGSQNETYVAARLWIDDPFWSEVPFYIRTGKRLAEKSTRIVVEFKAPLKTGHESENTTEPNLLTIEIGPGESISLQLNAKNPLNHGEVEPMHMTFNSGKRNIPEAYENLIFDAMRGDSTFFAHWNEVELAWQWVQPIQEAFEVGNVPLDTYSAGSHGPESADRLTAADGYRWW; encoded by the coding sequence ATGGATGCAATGACATTTGTCCTGTTCGGGGCAACAGGCGATTTAGCCAAACGCAAGATTTACCCTGCATTATATAACTTGTACATGGATGAGAAAATGCCGGAATCCTTCTCCGTTATCGGTTTGGGACGACGTGAATTGTCGGATACGGACTTTCAGGCGAATGTTGAAAAGTCACTGCATGAATTCTCACGTCAGACGCCGGAAGAAGCATCTCAGGTTCGGGATTTCATTGGAGCTTTCCGTTATTGTTCTTTAAATAATACGAAGCTTGAAGATTACACCAAACTGTTGGAACTGGTTCAACAGCGTGAACAAGAGCTTAACATTCCCGAAAACCGCATGTTCTACATGTCGGTGGCACCGGAATTCTTTGAGCCAATCGCATTAAACATACAAGAAAGTGGCCTGGGTAACACCAAAGGCTGGAAGAAACTGATTATCGAAAAACCTTTCGGACACGACCTGCAATCCGCTCGTGATCTGAACGAAAAACTGAGCAATACGTTTGCGGAAGAAGAGATTTACCGTATTGACCATTTCCTTGGTAAACCAATGGTTCAAAATATTGAGACGCTCACCTATGCAAATCCGGTAATTCAAGCGTTGTGGTCTAACCGTTATATTGCCAATGTTCAGATTACGGCAAGTGAGACGGTGGGTGTTGAAGAACGTGCGGCGTATTACGACCAAAGTGGTGCGCTTCGTGACATGTTCCAAAACCATATGCTTCAGTTGCTGATGATGATTGGTTTGCATTTGCCAAAACGTTGCACACCGGAAGAAATTCAATTCAAAAAGCAAAAAATTGCTGAAGCACTTCGTCCTTTGACGAAAGAAAACGTCGCTTCTGAAGTCGTTCGTGCGCAATATGCCGCAGGTGAGCTGCAAGGCACTTCGGTTGTTGGATATCTGGACGAGCCTGGCATCCCTGCCGGATCGCAGAATGAGACCTATGTTGCCGCAAGACTGTGGATCGATGATCCGTTCTGGAGTGAGGTTCCATTTTATATCCGTACAGGTAAACGCCTGGCTGAGAAATCCACTCGAATCGTTGTTGAGTTCAAGGCTCCACTGAAAACGGGGCATGAATCCGAAAATACAACGGAACCTAACCTGCTTACGATTGAAATTGGTCCGGGAGAAAGTATTTCCCTTCAATTAAATGCGAAGAATCCATTGAACCATGGTGAAGTGGAGCCGATGCATATGACCTTCAACTCAGGTAAACGTAACATCCCTGAAGCGTACGAGAATCTGATCTTTGACGCTATGCGTGGTGATTCCACCTTCTTCGCTCACTGGAACGAAGTGGAGCTGGCATGGCAGTGGGTTCAACCGATTCAGGAAGCATTCGAAGTGGGCAACGTGCCACTGGATACGTACAGTGCAGGTTCGCATGGACCAGAGTCAGCAGATCGCCTGACAGCTGCAGATGGCTACCGTTGGTGGTAA